Genomic window (Streptomyces sp. RerS4):
CCGGCCCGGACGCCCTGAAGTCCGAGACCAGCGCGGCGACGCTCACCCTGTTCCTCGCCTCGATGTGGGTCCTCGCGATCATCGCCCGCCCGTACACGTGGTGGCGCGTGGGGCTGGTCGGCGCGATGGGCGCGGCGTTCCTGATCGTCCTCGTCGTCCCGTGGCTCCAGGACTTCTTCCAGCTCAAGCTGGAGGGCGTCACGATGCCGTGGATCGCGGTCGCTCTCGCGGCCACCGCCGCGGCCCTGATCGAACTCACCTTCCGCTGGGTGGACCGGCGCTTCCCGGCGTAGGGGGTGGGGGCGCGGATTGAGCCTTGTGGGTGATGACAGCGGTCTCGCCAGGTAGTCATACTCGATATATGGCAACCAAGAAGGTGACGATCACCTTGCCCGAAGACGTCATCGAGTACATCAAAGAGCGGGTGGACGCACGCGGCGTCTCCGCTTTCGTGACCGAGGCGGTCGAGAACCGGATCGCGGCGGACAAGCTCGCGGAGCTCTCCGGAATGCTGGAGGAGGAGTTCGGCCCCTACTCCGAGGAGGCGTACGACGCCGTGCTCGACCGCATCGCGGCGATGGACGCGTGGCACGACGCGATGCGCGTCGGGGAGTACGCCACCAGAACCGAAGCCAGAGAGGAGGCCGTGGCGGAGCCGGAACTCCCGCAGGAGCGTGCCGCATGACTCCTCGACCCCCGCGGACGCTCCCCTCGCGCCGCCGCGTCTTCGTGTTCGACTGCGAGGCCCTGTCCAAGGCCTCGCGCGGCGACGAGACCGTGGCCCTGTTCGTGAAGGCCGCCGCCCACCACGGCATCCACGTCGTCACCTCGGCGCTCACCGTCCTGGAGGCCTGGGACCCGCGCGACGGCAGACAGGGCAAGGCCTGGGAATGGACCCTGTCGCGCATCGAAGTCGTACACACCGATGACCGCATCCTCACGGCGGCCCGTGAGCTGCTGACCCGCGCCGGCCTGCA
Coding sequences:
- a CDS encoding PIN domain-containing protein, whose protein sequence is MTPRPPRTLPSRRRVFVFDCEALSKASRGDETVALFVKAAAHHGIHVVTSALTVLEAWDPRDGRQGKAWEWTLSRIEVVHTDDRILTAARELLTRAGLHGHKYAIDAVLAAVAIRFAQPRTDVAVLTSDTDDLRKLLDGHRIRVDPI
- a CDS encoding ribbon-helix-helix domain-containing protein, with the translated sequence MATKKVTITLPEDVIEYIKERVDARGVSAFVTEAVENRIAADKLAELSGMLEEEFGPYSEEAYDAVLDRIAAMDAWHDAMRVGEYATRTEAREEAVAEPELPQERAA